The Veillonellales bacterium genome includes a window with the following:
- a CDS encoding ATP-dependent 6-phosphofructokinase codes for MNQFHTIGVLTGGGDCPGLNAVIRAVVKTAVGCGMKVWGIKNGFGGLVENQMLELDIQAVSGILPRGGTILGTTNRDNPFHYRVLEAGQVAYRDMSGQAMKNLENAGIEALIVIGGDGSLKIGAEFAGLGLPVAAVPKTIDNDISGTERTFGFDTAVTVATDALDRLHTTAESHHRVMLLEVMGRYAGWIALHSGLAGGADCILIPEIPYSVDSVIQKISRRQAQGKSFSIIVIAEGTVEVGGQLMGTQAAAGSTEKIRLGGAGEKLAQEIENRTGIECRCTVLGHLQRGGSPTAFDRVLATRYGIAAVEVLRQGKQGCMVALKQNRIVNIPVKEIAGKSHNVPVNGELIKAARGIDICFGD; via the coding sequence ATGAACCAGTTTCATACTATTGGCGTGCTTACCGGCGGCGGAGACTGCCCCGGATTGAATGCGGTAATCCGGGCAGTGGTAAAAACAGCTGTCGGCTGCGGAATGAAGGTCTGGGGAATAAAAAATGGCTTTGGTGGTTTGGTGGAAAATCAGATGCTGGAATTAGACATTCAAGCGGTATCGGGAATTCTGCCTCGGGGAGGGACGATTTTAGGCACTACGAACCGGGATAATCCTTTTCATTACCGGGTGCTTGAGGCGGGGCAGGTTGCTTATCGGGATATGTCCGGCCAGGCAATGAAGAATTTGGAAAATGCCGGTATCGAGGCTCTTATTGTTATCGGCGGCGACGGCAGTTTGAAAATAGGGGCGGAATTTGCCGGTTTGGGCCTGCCGGTGGCGGCAGTGCCGAAAACAATCGACAATGATATTTCCGGTACGGAGCGCACCTTCGGATTTGATACGGCCGTTACTGTGGCAACTGATGCTTTGGACCGGCTTCATACTACGGCGGAATCTCATCACCGGGTGATGCTGCTGGAAGTCATGGGCAGATATGCCGGTTGGATCGCTCTGCATTCCGGGCTGGCCGGCGGTGCGGACTGCATTTTAATACCGGAGATTCCTTACAGCGTTGATTCGGTGATTCAGAAAATTTCCCGGCGTCAGGCACAGGGGAAATCCTTTAGTATCATCGTTATAGCAGAAGGAACGGTAGAAGTCGGCGGACAGCTTATGGGTACGCAGGCGGCAGCCGGCAGTACGGAAAAAATCCGGCTGGGCGGCGCTGGTGAGAAACTGGCGCAGGAGATCGAGAACCGTACGGGGATTGAATGCCGTTGTACCGTATTAGGACACCTTCAGCGGGGCGGAAGTCCGACAGCATTTGACCGGGTGCTGGCAACTCGTTACGGCATTGCTGCCGTAGAAGTTTTACGGCAGGGTAAACAAGGCTGTATGGTAGCTTTAAAGCAAAACCGGATTGTTAATATTCCGGTAAAGGAAATTGCCGGCAAGTCCCACAATGTTCCGGTAAATGGAGAACTCATCAAGGCCGCGCGAGGGATTGACATTTGCTTCGGTGATTAG